TCGCCGCCGATGTCGATCTGGTGATTCTGGCCACCCCGCCGGGATTCCGCCCCACGCACCTGGAAGCCGCGGTCAAGGCTGGCAAGCACATCTTCACCGAAAAGCCCGTCGCCGTCGATGGCCCCGGCATTCGCAAGTGCTTGGCCCTGGTCGAAGAAGCCAAGAACAAGAAGCTCGGCATCGTCGCCGGAACGCAACGCCGCCACCAAGCCGGTTATCTCGCCACCCTCAAGCAACTGCATGATGGGGCCATTGGCGATATCGTCGGCGGACGCTGCTACTGGAATCAAGGCGATATCTGGTTCCGCAATCGCCAAAAGGGTCAATCGGATGTGCAGTATCAACTGCTCAACTGGTACCACTTCCTGTGGCTGTGCGGCGATCACTACGTCGAACAACACGTGCACAACATTGACGTCATCAACTGGGTGATGAAGGCTCACCCCGTTCGCGTCGTCACCGGCATGGGCGGACGCAGCAACCGCAAGGAAGGCCCGGCGGGTGAAGTCGGCCATATCTTCGATCACTTCGCCGTGGAATTCGAATATCCCAACGGCGTTGTCATTCAAAGCTATGCTCGCCAAATCGGTGGCACCGGCAACAACGTCTCCGAATTCGTCGTCGGCACCAAGGGCACCAGCCAAGTCAATGCCTATCGCA
This DNA window, taken from Tuwongella immobilis, encodes the following:
- a CDS encoding Gfo/Idh/MocA family protein produces the protein MSESMPMGGDRRDFMKTATITGAALATTGFAGGVFAKGDETIKVGLIGCGGRGTGAADNILEADPNVRIVALGDVFPGKAKNALNYLKRKDAKRVTATEETCFDGLDNFQKVLAADVDLVILATPPGFRPTHLEAAVKAGKHIFTEKPVAVDGPGIRKCLALVEEAKNKKLGIVAGTQRRHQAGYLATLKQLHDGAIGDIVGGRCYWNQGDIWFRNRQKGQSDVQYQLLNWYHFLWLCGDHYVEQHVHNIDVINWVMKAHPVRVVTGMGGRSNRKEGPAGEVGHIFDHFAVEFEYPNGVVIQSYARQIGGTGNNVSEFVVGTKGTSQVNAYRINGKGVFSGEEVNPYVQEHIDLLASIRSGKPLNELQAVTESTLTAIMGRNAAYTGNSITWEQALNSKTDTMPANLKLDMALETAPTPVPGKTKIA